The Gossypium hirsutum isolate 1008001.06 chromosome D02, Gossypium_hirsutum_v2.1, whole genome shotgun sequence region ACCCAATTGTCTATCTAAACTTATCCTAAATATGGTCATTTTCTATAAATCATATGTCTATGAATACAACTTAATCATCATATGTTAGGAATAAGAGTTTCAGTTACTATCGGTTATTAGTTAACAGCTGTTAATGCTTCAGTTAAAGTTTGTTAGTTGAGTTTGTATGCtttaaatacttgtaattggTTTTATGTAAGCATGAATAAAAGACTGTATTCTTTGAAATGTTGAGAGTTTAACATGGTATCAATAGccaaattttttttcctttgatctaatagttttctttttctcttctcttcttcatgGATATTGAGGCAATACCAAGGGCTGATACTCCGCGTCATTCTTCAAACACTGGTGGAGCAACTCAGTCGCATGATCTTGGTAGTGGTGGATCATCCATAGTTCATTATTTTGCCAAGCATGATACGGTCAAACTTGCAGAACATAACTTCTTGTTGTGGAAGCATCAGTTGTTGCTGATTCTTGAAGGTTACGGGCTTGAAGGTTTTGTCTTGGGCACGATTTCTGTTCCTCCTGCGGTTTTTGAAGAGGCTGATGGTCGTCTTGTTGACAATCTTGCCTTTCTTGTTCATAAGAAGCAAGATAAATTTCTCGCTTCTTGGCTTCTATCGACGATTACATATGAGGTTTTGGTTCATCTCACAGTAGCTAAGACAAGTTTTGATGTCTGGACCACTATTGAAAGAAGATTTGGTATCACGTCAAGTATCAAGATCTCGAGTATGCATCATACATTATACTCGATCAAGAAGGCTAGTCTAACCATTAAAGAGTATTTGTCTAAGGTGAAAAATCTTAGTGATAGTTTAACTGCTGTTGGTAGCGTGGTCACAGAAAGAGAACAAGTCAGTGTTATTTTGTCTGGACTGCCTATTGAATATGAGTCTATTCGGCTTTTTGCATCTGCAACATCAGTATCTTTGGATTTACTGACTGATATGCTTCTTGACTTTGGGGCCAGACATTTAGCTCTTCTATCTGAAGTTCCTTTGCAAGCAAACTTAACTAAATATCAAGACGATTCAGTAGGttcaaaacccccttattctcaAACTCCCAAGTAAGGATATCATGGCTCGGGTTATGGCTGGTCGCATGGGAGAACCAGAGGTACTGGACGGGGCTGGTCTCGGTCTAAACCCCAATGTCAACTATGTGGAAAGGGTGGTCATGTGGTTCAGAACTGTTATCATCGTTTTGATGAGATTTTTTTGGTCAAAATCCTTCAGTCAATTTTCATCAGGCTCATGATTTTGCTCCTTCAACTATATGTTCCTTCATGATTCATTGTTCTGGCTCGTGTTCTCAATCGTCACCCTCACCAGCTTCTGATCAGACTTGGTACCCAGATTTTGGTTCAACGAATCATGTTGCACCTGAAGGATCTAATCTTACGTCTGTCTCTTCTTATACAGGTACAGGCCAAGTTATTATGGGCAATGGTAAGTCTGCATCTATAGCTAACGTAGGCTTCTCTACTATTGTGGCTGGTTCTAGGCTTCTACATTTTCAGCATGTGTTACATGTTCCTACAGTATGCAAAAACCTGTTGTCTGTGGGACAATTCGCTAAAGATAATGGTGTTTACTttgaatttcatccatttctgtGTTTTGTGAAGGACATTCAGACAGGGAAGACTCTTCTCGAGGGCCACATGTATGAGGGTCTATACAGGTTTCAGTTTTCCAAATCTACCTCCGAAAATGACAGTTTGTTTTCGAAGCCTCGTTCGTGTTTGGTCAACAGTGCTCAATTCTCATCTGCTACTCTATGGCACAACAGGCTTGGCCATCCTTGCTCCAATGTCTTGGCTCATGTATTGAAGTCTTGTAAAGTTCCTTTTGTACAAAGCAGTTTGGCTCACATATGTACATCTTGTCAGATGGGCAAGGCTCAAaagcttcttttttcttcttcacaaatcGTGTACACTTTTCCTTTTGAACTTGTGGTCTCTAATGTATGGGGACCAGCTCATGTGGCTTCAAATGGTTTTTCCTATTATGTATCGTTTGTTGATATGTATAGTAGATACACGTGGATCTATTTTCTTAAGAATAAATCTGAGGTTGCTCACTGTTTTGTCAATTTCCATCAGATGATCAAAGTTTaatttggtcaatctatcaagATGCTACAAACTGATTGGGGGAGAGAGTATCGTGTTTTAACAAATGAGCTCTCTCGTCTAGGTATCCAACATAGGGTCACTTGCCCCTACACCTCTGAGCAAAACGGAGTTGCCGAGAGGAAGCATAGACAAATTGTTGATATGTGATTGTCTCTTCTAGCTCAGTCTGGCATACCTTTGAAATTCTGGTATTTTGCATTTGCGCATGCGGTTTACTTAACAAATAGGCTACCTACTCCGGTTCTGCATCAAGTAAGTCCCTATGAAGTACTTCATGAACACAAGCCTGACTATAGTGTTCTTTGCATGTTTGGCTGTGCATGTTATCCCGATTTGAGACATTTTCAACAGCATAAGTTACAATTCAGGTCTAAAGTGCCTGTTTTTCTTGAGAGTGCCCCTAATATAAAAGGGTTTAGGTGTCTTGCTGAAGATGGTCGAGTTTATCTCTCTCGACATGTTCGACTTGATGAGGACAAATTTGCATTTCATGATGGTTTTTGCTCCAGATTTCCAGTAAGTTCCAATAGGGATTCTTATCAACAGTAGACCATgcttgtaacaacccggttttgaccctaatcggaacagtggttttgggaccacaaatccgagtctgaaaaatattttaatattattttacgtgtttattatgtgtgaatttacttgtgtgaaagtttcatgaattaatttttattgttgtgtgcttaatttgagaaaatggctaaatcgcataaaataaaaatttgatggctaaatgtgaaagtgcttaattatttttgtctttataatttggaggtttcatgttgaaatttagccaatattaatggtagtggacggcaatgatggctattatatatatatattataaatattaaatataaaagtaaaataataatggtataatatattgaaaataataaaacttaaaataaacaaagcCATGCATGTTATCtttctcattgccgaatatacaaaagaaaaagaagaaaaaaaatagcaaGCTAGGTTCGGCACTTAttttgcttgattaaggtatgtttaggttttaatttttaataatttttacgttttttagatcgttgctttgtgttcttcaaaacccatgttttaattttgtgaattgttgatgattttgaaatgtgccattgatgaatgcttggactttgtgatagttgatgatgaaaaatgaaagatatgtgatagattaatatgttttgtattgggatttttagtgaaattgagtaaatagggctaaattgtgaaattaaatttttgggggactaaaatgtgaaataaatgaaatgtgtggactagcaTGAAGACAAGGAACATTCGGTCCTAGCTTagtgagggaaaattttgtgtattttgtgttttgtgcaaaaaagactaaatagcaaaaagtgtaaatattaggggcaaaatagtaatttgccaaattatgtgtttttggattaaattgaatgtgttaataaataaattatcttattttgaatatatttagatcgagaaccaaagaaatcggagttagatcggggaaaagccaaattagtcgaataatcgtccgacttcgattttccatcttctgaggtaagtctattagctatttaatgtcataaaaacaatatataagtatgtatatgtatttatttttgatgaattataatttaaagtatattggttgaataaattaaaagtatgattggcttatatgtattttcttttatattcgaACCTAGAGGTTTATACTTATATAGGTAATTGAATTTAGCTAAAGTGCAAAGGTaaataagtatatacataaatgTTAATGAATCTAGTTGAAGTATaagagttttatatatatacaggGTTCGAATTCATAcacgtatatacatgtataaattattgatttaatcaaagatatgtatatgtatatatgtgtacttaGAGATTCGTAAATATACATAGATATAAGAGTTTTATTATTAAACatgtaaatatacatgtatacatacactTTTGAATCGAATTAAGATGTGTCATTATAAAAGTATATGCGGTTTGAGtgtatatgtatgcatgtataagatttagttttgaaatttgtTAATAGATGATATTTGCATATGTTAGTTttgatcatgtatatatatgtgtgtaaaattttaatatgttggaaTGTAAAGTGTATATTATTCAagaatatttttagttaaatagtATTATATTTGTAGTAGGATTTGAAGTATAAGGTTATGCATAAATATGTTCAGTTGATTTATTGAATTGTTAAATTGGATTTGGTGgttgagttttatatatatattcatgtgtttctatgatataaattttgagtttcgagCTGAATATTTAAGCATGGAATTTATATACCTATATAGTTCGAAAATGAGTAATATTTGGGTGAATTGAGTGTTTGAGCTTGGGGCCTAAAATGATTATTGTCAATGAGATAATTCaaactttacgtctagcaggcttgatgccggtgaaatgtttcagactatacgtctagcaggcttgacgCCGGTGAAATATTTcggactttacgtctagcaggctaattgccagtgtattgaatcaggttttaagcctagcaggctaagtgccgatgAATCTGTTGAAATTGTGTTAATTGTTCAGATTTATGTGTTTGAAGATGTTGTGCATAAACTCGACATAggtggttgatatatatatttttatgggtGCATTTGGTATAAGAAACTGATGAGTAATCTTATGTGCAATTGCtaatacatatatgtgtaaatatttgtttataagtAAAAGTTGAATGCgaatgtattcggttataggcatAAATATGAGTTAGGTTAAAAGTTTATGatcgatatatatatacatgtataatgagatatgaaatgtgattgataaagttatatatatatattcgattaTATGTGCATGATAAGTACATATATGACTTTGGATAAATGTATGTGGTAAATACATGTACACATTTGGTTATAATATTTGTTAAGCTTATGTATATATGCACTCGGATAATATGTTTAAAGTGTATATACATTTGGTTCTAATATTTatcatgcatatatgtatatatgcattcgGCGATTCATAGTTGTAGATTATATGcataaaatgtatatacatttgtctgTTTGGGTGTATTAGATAAATACacatccttttaaaatttaaacaaatgtttgattagtaattataattgataattgtgatttcaataaattgttttaaagaattatatgattcttttattgtattttaggtatgctatagacttactaagctataaaagcttactttatttgtttttgcccatttgtttttatagattttagagacgcgttacgagctcggggatcatcagcatagtctatcacactatcgactacttttggtattttgttaaatatttgaactcaatcttatggcatgtataggtttgagtacgatgttgattatattttgattgtaaattataaatagctatgcaaaagtaattaaattttcatatttgtgatcagtttgattttaaaaatggttgtgtttgtttagtaatacctcgtaaccctacttcggcgacggatacgggttaggggtgttacaatgcttCCTATAATTGTGTCTGATAATTCTCCTGGGAGTGTTTTAGCACATGCAGAAGCACATGTAGATACAAGCTCAGCCAAAACTTCTCCTGTGGCATCCTCTTCAGTACAACCTCATCATACTCCGTCTCGTTCCAGCTCCTCAGCTGACTTTCCTCCTGCATCAGAAACATCTCCATCCTGTAGTCAGACTGAGTGCAGTACAGGAGCTCCATTGACTGTTAGTGTTCACCCCATACAGACTCGGTCTAAAAGTGGAATTTTTAAGCCCAAACTTTTAACTTCAGTTCTGACGAAGAAAGAACCTTTGACCATAAATGAAGCTTTTCAAAGCCCTGCTTGGACATAAGCTGCTCGAGCTGAATATAGTGCATTGATCGCTAATCGTACCTGGGATCTCATGCCATTACCTGAAGGATGTCGGACTGttggttgtaaatggattttTAAGGTCAAAAGACATGCAGATGGATCTGTTGCTCGGTACAAGGGCAGACTTGTGGTCAAGGGATACTTACATGAAGCTGGTATTGATTTTCAAGAAACATCCAGTCCTGTTGTTAAGCCGACTACAATCAGAATTGTTCTGGCTTTAGCAATGTCTTTTAATTGGCCACTCAGACAGGTTGACATTAACAACGCCTTTTTAAATGGGGATTTGAGTGAGGAAATCTACATGATGCAGCCTCCAGGGTTTGAACAATAAGGGTCAAATGGTGAGCAGTTAGTTTGCAAACTACGGAAGGTCTTGTATGGTCTCAAACAAGCACCTCGGACTTGTTTTCATAAATTGAGAGAATTCTTGGTGTCCATGAAGTTCGAAGTTTCCAAAGCAGATAATTCTCTGTTCATTCTTCGGTCAGAGTCTCGGTTAGTTTATGTGTTAGTCTACGTTGATGACATTATCATCACTGGAAATGATGCTAAAGCCATAGGTGATTTTGTTACCCAACTTAACGCAAAGTTTTCGTTAAAAGACCTAGGAAAGCTGAATTATTTCCTTGGTATTGAAGTCAATTACATTGCACAAGGAATATTTCTTACacagaaaaaatatattttggatcTTCTTCAACGGGCCTCCATGGATAGCTTGCCAACGTCGATGGTTACCACATGTCGTCTCTCTGCTACTACAAGCAGTCCTGTGGAGGATGAGCATTATTATCGGAGTATTGTTGGTGCCCTGCAATATGTGGTAATCACTAGACCGGATATCGCTTATTCTGTTAACAAGGTTTGTCAATTTATGCATAAACCTTTGAATGTACATTTCAAAGCTGTGAAAAGAATCTTAAGATATCTACAAGGGACACTGAATTATGGGCTGAGGTTTATTCGATCATCGAGTTTTCTACTTGAAGGATACTCGGAAGCCAGTTGGGGTtctattgggaattatccatatttatggaaaatcaaagatatgggtatcaaataataaaaagtcaaagatatgggtatcaaatattggaaagtcaaagatatgggtatcaaatattggaaagtcaaagatatgggtatcgagatattggcataataaaatctgagatatttgcaatatatggtccctaattgtaaagtgactttgcaagttgatccctgaacctcaactataaataggcataaccatctctcattctgtatctaaaacttgccattctctacttaaggcattgttttctctctctctctttgtaaattctcacttgtattttggagtgaaatatatttggtagtgcccgaggacgtaggcaaaatttgctgaacctcgttaaattcttgtgttctttattgtattattctgcatgaattgtgtgtgtgattgtagtgatttattgtgctattaaattacgattaagggatattctggctaggaaagacctggtacttaagcgatccttgcgatccacctctctttcctgggaattgaacttagtgtgattttttagtacaataattttactcttttacacgcttccacacaataattggtatcagagctagattcgtacttggggaatacgatcgttcacggcactattcacgtactgtagttgggattgaggagaaaaaaatggaaaagtcatcgtcaaagactactgtgaccaatgcgaaatttgaagtagagaaatttgatggtaccaataattttggtatgtggcaatgtgagatcctggatgtcttatgtcagcaagagctggatatagcccttgaagaaaaacctgacaagatggatgacaaggagtgggccaagatcaatagacaggcatgtggaacaattcgcctatgtttggccaaagagcagaagtactctgtcatgagggagacatcagcgaagaagttgtgggatacactagaagaaaagtttctaacaaaaagtcttgaaaataggctttatatgaaaaagaaactttatcgattcacgtatgcacccggtatgtcgatgaatgaccatgtgaactcattcaataaaattttagcagacttgctaaatttggatgagaaatttgaagatgaagacaaggcattactgttgttgaattctcttcctgatgaatatgatcatcttaccaccacattgcttcatgggaaggatacaatcacatttgatgcagtctgtagtgcgttgtatagatctgagactcgaaagaaagaaaaaaaagatcacagagatacaactacagagtcttaacagtaagaagtcgttcgcgcagcaacaaatctggtagaaggagtaagtccaaagggagacctgccaaagatgaatgtgctttttgtcgtgagaaagggcattggaaaaagaattgtcctaagttacaaaaaggtaaagctatttctgatgcatgtgtagcggagcatgatgaggagtcagactttagcttggttggcatggcaatggcatgtcatacagatgagtggattttggattcgggatgtacttaccatatgtgtcctaataaggactggttttctagtcttaaagaactagaaggtagagttgtttttatgggcaatgatagcacttgtaagacaatgggagtaggtacaatccaattgaagaatcacgacggctcaattcaagtcttgacagatgttcgctacatacctagcttgaagaaaaatcttatctcattaggggtcctagaatctaaagggctcacaatcactttgagagatggattactaaaggtagtagctggggtattgacggtgatgaaaggcacaagaaggaataatctgtactatttaaatagaagtacagttattggatcaacatcaacagcttttacgaaagatgcagattcagaggctaccaggttatggcatatgcgattgggacatgctggtgaaaaagctttgcagagtttggcgaagcaaggcttgttgaaaggtgcaaattcttgcaaattggaattctgtgaacattgtgttctgggcaagcagacgaggataaaatttggttcagcaattcacaatacaaaagaaattctggactacgttcacagtgatgtgtggggacctactaaagtggcttctttgggaggtatgcactattttgttacttttgttgatgattattcaagaaaagtatgggtgtatctaatgaaaaggaaaaatgaagttttggatgtatttctgaaatggaagaagatggtggagacccaggctggtcgaaaagtcaaacgacttcgatcagacaatggtactgagtacaagaatgatccatttctacaagtatgtcacgaTGAAGGTATTGTatgacacttcactgttcgagatacaccacaacagaatggggtggcaaaacgtatgaatcggactatactggagaaagttcgatgtatgttgtccaatgctggattaggcaaagaattttgggctgaggcagttacatatgcgtgccatctaattaatcggttgccatcagctgcaataaatggaaaaactcctatggagaggtgggctggtaaacctgctattgattatgattctttacatatttttggttccactgcatattatcatgtaaaagaatctaagttagacccaagagtaaagaaagcattattcatgggtataactggtggagtaaaaggataccgtctctggtgtcctgatacaaggaaaataattttcagtagagatgtgacttttgatgaatcaaccatgatgaagaacaatgattcacaaaaggataacacaaccagtggcactttgcagcaggtggagcttgaaaaggttaatgatgatccagataatattgaaggaacaaatgatgaagaagtttcgacccaagaacttctacaacaacatgattcaattgcatatagaaggccaagaagagagattcgtatgcctgctcgctttgatgatatggtggcctatgcacttccaattgcagatgatgatgttccttctacttacacagaagcaagaagtaactctgatagtgtaaagtggaagcaagctatgaatgaagaaatgcagtctcttcataaaaataggacttgggagttggtgacactacctaaAGGAAAAAAGGCAATTGCATGCAAATGGGTATATACAAaaaaggaaggatttcctgataaaaatgaagttcgatacaaggctagattggtagcaaagggttacgctcagaaagaaggaatagactacaatgaagtattttctccagttgtgaagcattcgtctattcggattttgctagctttggttgcgcaatatgatcttgaactagttcagctcgatgtgaagaccgcatttttacacggtgatttggaagaggaaatctatatgactcagccagatggattcaaggttgctgataaagaaaattgggtttgcaaactgacaaagtcgctttatggattgaaacaatctccaaggcagtggtacaagcgatttgatcagttcatgaaagggcaaaggtatacaagaagtaaatttgatcattgcgtgtattttcagaagctacaagaaggatttttcgtatacttgctcttatatgttgatgatatgttgatagcatctaagagtaaagttgaaattgagagattgaagact contains the following coding sequences:
- the LOC121214579 gene encoding uncharacterized mitochondrial protein AtMg00810-like, with translation MKFEVSKADNSLFILRSESRLVYVLVYVDDIIITGNDAKAIGDFVTQLNAKFSLKDLGKLNYFLGIEVNYIAQGIFLTQKKYILDLLQRASMDSLPTSMVTTCRLSATTSSPVEDEHYYRSIVGALQYVVITRPDIAYSVNKVCQFMHKPLNVHFKAVKRILRYLQGTLNYGLRFIRSSSFLLEGYSEASWGSDVDDRRSTSGFCVFLGGNPISWSSRKQQVIPRSITEAEYRSVAHLTAELVWIRSLLIELCVPIPKRSLIWCDSSIAVAIAGNLVLHSKFKHVEIDLFFVREKVADGVLQVGHISGSDQIADVLTKSLSVGIFTKFRDQLCVADMSQEVLGAKRS